One window from the genome of Desulforamulus ruminis DSM 2154 encodes:
- the murA gene encoding UDP-N-acetylglucosamine 1-carboxyvinyltransferase, which yields MEKIIVNGSKPLEGNIRVSGAKNAVLPILAASLLTESPTRLLDVPNLADVGIISSVLEHLGARIERNPGELSIKVPDLTQTEAPYEYVRKMRASFLVLGPLLARAGKARISLPGGCAIGTRPIDLHLKGFAALGADIRYGSGYIEAVARELKGAKIYLDFPSVGATENIMMAAVLARGQTCIENAAEEPEIVDLANYLNSMGAKIKGAGTKVIRIDGVPGLNGATHAVIPDRIEAGTYLVAAAITKGQVLVENIIVDHLKPVMAKLTEAGVELVEEENGIRVYGHGRIKGIDIKTMPYPGFPTDMQAQIMALTSVAEGTSIITETVFENRFMHVNELKRMGAKIKIEGRTAIVQGVKRLTGAQVKATDLRAGASLVLAGLISEGETEVSNIHHIDRGYENFIEKLQGIGANIRRVEECVPAGVG from the coding sequence TTGGAAAAAATTATTGTCAACGGCAGCAAGCCTCTGGAAGGAAATATACGGGTTAGCGGTGCCAAGAATGCGGTTTTGCCGATACTGGCCGCTTCACTGCTAACAGAATCCCCCACCCGTCTGTTGGATGTGCCAAATCTGGCGGATGTGGGAATCATCAGCTCGGTGCTGGAGCATCTGGGAGCCAGAATAGAACGAAACCCGGGTGAGTTATCCATAAAGGTTCCCGACTTAACGCAGACCGAGGCTCCCTATGAATATGTGCGTAAAATGAGGGCGTCCTTTCTGGTCTTGGGGCCCTTGCTGGCCCGGGCCGGCAAGGCGAGAATCTCCCTGCCCGGCGGCTGTGCCATCGGCACCCGGCCCATTGACCTGCATCTAAAGGGTTTTGCCGCCCTGGGGGCAGATATTCGCTATGGTTCCGGCTATATCGAAGCAGTTGCCAGGGAATTAAAAGGAGCAAAGATTTACTTAGACTTTCCCAGCGTTGGGGCCACTGAAAACATTATGATGGCTGCTGTACTGGCCAGAGGTCAGACCTGCATTGAAAATGCTGCGGAAGAACCGGAAATTGTGGACCTGGCCAATTACCTGAACTCCATGGGGGCAAAAATTAAAGGAGCCGGCACCAAGGTGATCCGCATTGACGGCGTGCCAGGATTGAACGGAGCCACCCATGCGGTTATTCCGGACCGCATCGAAGCCGGAACCTATCTGGTGGCTGCGGCCATCACCAAGGGTCAGGTGCTGGTGGAAAACATCATTGTGGACCACCTGAAGCCGGTGATGGCAAAACTGACCGAGGCCGGGGTGGAACTGGTGGAAGAGGAGAACGGCATCCGGGTATATGGCCATGGCCGAATCAAAGGAATTGACATAAAGACCATGCCTTACCCCGGTTTTCCCACCGACATGCAGGCCCAGATTATGGCCCTTACCTCGGTGGCCGAGGGCACCAGCATCATTACCGAAACCGTCTTTGAAAACCGTTTCATGCACGTAAACGAGTTGAAACGCATGGGGGCCAAAATAAAAATTGAAGGAAGAACCGCCATTGTGCAGGGTGTAAAGAGGCTCACCGGGGCTCAGGTAAAAGCCACTGATTTAAGGGCAGGCGCTTCCCTGGTACTGGCCGGCCTGATCAGTGAAGGAGAAACGGAAGTATCCAACATCCATCACATTGACCGGGGATACGAAAATTTTATCGAAAAACTTCAGGGCATTGGAGCCAATATCCGCCGGGTGGAAGAATGTGTTCCCGCCGGAGTGGGTTGA
- a CDS encoding F0F1 ATP synthase subunit epsilon → MAKTQRLDIVTPEKVVFSEEIEFIVAPGAAGELGVLPEHAPLVTALKVGVMRVQQGGKFFKVAVSGGFMEVKNSRVVVLADTAERADQINVERAKEAKQRAEQRLAAKNAEIDVARAEIALTKALNRIKAAE, encoded by the coding sequence ATGGCTAAAACCCAACGCCTTGATATCGTCACTCCTGAAAAAGTTGTCTTCAGTGAAGAGATTGAATTCATCGTGGCACCCGGTGCCGCCGGTGAGCTCGGTGTCTTGCCTGAACACGCTCCTCTGGTAACAGCCCTCAAAGTAGGCGTTATGAGAGTGCAGCAGGGCGGTAAATTCTTTAAAGTGGCCGTCAGCGGTGGGTTCATGGAAGTTAAGAACAGCCGAGTGGTTGTTCTGGCTGACACCGCCGAACGGGCCGATCAAATTAATGTCGAGCGGGCAAAAGAGGCCAAACAGCGCGCTGAGCAGCGCTTGGCCGCCAAAAATGCCGAGATCGATGTCGCCAGGGCGGAAATTGCCCTAACCAAGGCGCTTAACCGAATTAAAGCTGCCGAATAA
- the atpD gene encoding F0F1 ATP synthase subunit beta — MNVGHIVTVIGVVVDIEFQPGQLPDIYNAVKIRTEDQDDKSTEVNLTLEVAQHLGNNRVRAIAMSSAEGLKRGMKVVDTGKPISVPVGRPVLGRLLNVQGEEVDGLPAGKYDKYYPIHRPAPALIDQSTKAEMLETGIKVIDLMIPFLKGGKIGLFGGAGVGKTVIVMELINNIAKQHGGISVFAGVGERTREGNDLYHEMKEAGVLDKTIMVFGQMNEPPGARLRVGLTGLTMAEYFRDEEGADTLLFIDNIFRFTQAGSEVSALLGRMPSAVGYQPTLATEMGQLQERITSTTKGSVTSVQAIYVPADDLTDPAPANAFAHLDATVVLSRAISELGIYPAVDPLDSTSRILDPHVVGKEHYDCARRVQGVLQRYKELQDIIAILGMDELSDEDKLIVARARKLQRFLSQPFHVAETFTGAPGKYVTLKDTIRGFNEVVDGKYDHLPEQAFYMVGGIEEVLEKAKKIEAGV, encoded by the coding sequence ATGAATGTTGGCCATATCGTTACGGTAATCGGCGTTGTTGTGGACATCGAGTTCCAACCGGGCCAATTACCGGACATATATAACGCGGTTAAGATCCGCACCGAGGATCAGGACGACAAGTCCACCGAGGTAAACTTAACCCTAGAAGTGGCCCAGCACCTGGGCAACAACCGTGTTCGTGCCATTGCTATGTCCTCCGCCGAGGGCCTTAAGCGCGGCATGAAAGTGGTAGATACCGGTAAACCCATCTCTGTACCCGTAGGACGCCCTGTTTTGGGCCGCCTGCTGAACGTACAGGGTGAAGAGGTTGACGGATTACCCGCTGGAAAATATGATAAATATTATCCGATTCACCGTCCTGCCCCGGCTCTGATTGATCAGTCCACCAAGGCTGAGATGCTGGAAACAGGAATCAAGGTTATCGATTTAATGATCCCCTTCCTAAAGGGTGGTAAAATTGGTCTCTTCGGCGGTGCCGGTGTAGGTAAAACCGTTATCGTTATGGAGCTTATTAACAACATTGCTAAGCAGCACGGCGGTATCTCGGTATTCGCCGGCGTAGGCGAGCGTACCCGTGAAGGGAACGACCTCTACCATGAAATGAAGGAAGCCGGCGTTTTGGATAAAACCATCATGGTTTTCGGTCAGATGAACGAGCCTCCGGGCGCCCGCCTGCGGGTAGGTTTGACCGGTTTGACCATGGCCGAGTACTTCCGTGATGAAGAGGGTGCCGACACCCTGCTCTTCATCGACAACATCTTCCGTTTCACCCAGGCTGGTTCCGAGGTTTCCGCGCTGCTGGGCCGTATGCCTTCCGCGGTAGGTTATCAGCCCACCCTGGCCACTGAAATGGGGCAGTTGCAGGAACGGATTACCTCTACCACCAAGGGTTCCGTTACTTCGGTACAGGCTATTTACGTGCCTGCGGACGATTTGACCGACCCGGCGCCGGCCAACGCCTTCGCGCACCTGGACGCCACCGTTGTATTAAGCCGTGCCATTTCCGAGCTGGGGATTTATCCTGCGGTTGATCCGCTGGATTCCACTTCCCGGATTCTTGACCCCCACGTAGTGGGCAAAGAGCATTACGATTGCGCCCGCCGGGTGCAGGGCGTACTGCAGCGTTATAAGGAACTGCAGGACATCATCGCCATTCTGGGTATGGATGAACTGTCCGACGAAGATAAGCTCATCGTGGCCCGGGCCCGGAAACTGCAGCGTTTCCTGTCCCAGCCCTTCCACGTGGCGGAAACCTTTACCGGCGCCCCCGGTAAATATGTAACCCTGAAAGATACCATCCGCGGCTTCAATGAGGTTGTGGACGGCAAGTATGACCACCTGCCTGAGCAAGCCTTCTACATGGTAGGCGGCATTGAAGAAGTTCTGGAGAAGGCTAAAAAGATTGAGGCTGGTGTTTAA
- the atpG gene encoding ATP synthase F1 subunit gamma encodes MASAQDIRRRIKSVKNTQQITKAMKMVAAAKLRRAQEAVTSARPFALKIREVLSRVAAASGGASHPLLEVREVKKTAYVVITADRGLCGGFNANVLRRAAGEVTDRSKSSVVGVGRKSRDFFTRRGFDIAASYVGLGENIQFSQAKEIAKFVMDKYVAGDFDEVFLVFSEFVNVLTQRPVTVKLLPVETPAEESKGPKVEYIYEPSAEAVLSELLPTYVESTVFRAMLEAKAGEQGARMTAMDSATKNAKDMINKLTLSLNRARQAAITKEISEIVGGAAALE; translated from the coding sequence ATGGCCAGTGCGCAAGATATTAGGCGCCGGATTAAGAGTGTTAAGAATACCCAGCAAATCACCAAAGCCATGAAAATGGTTGCTGCTGCCAAGCTGCGTCGTGCTCAAGAGGCCGTTACCTCCGCCCGTCCTTTTGCCCTCAAGATTAGAGAGGTGCTCAGCCGTGTGGCTGCCGCCAGCGGCGGAGCCAGTCATCCGCTGCTGGAAGTTCGGGAAGTTAAAAAGACCGCCTATGTGGTTATTACCGCAGACCGGGGTCTTTGCGGGGGCTTTAACGCCAACGTGTTACGCCGCGCCGCCGGTGAAGTAACAGACCGCAGCAAGTCTTCTGTTGTGGGAGTCGGACGGAAGTCCAGGGACTTTTTTACCCGCCGCGGATTTGATATAGCAGCTTCTTACGTTGGTTTAGGTGAAAATATTCAGTTTTCACAGGCCAAGGAGATTGCCAAATTTGTTATGGACAAATATGTGGCCGGGGACTTTGACGAAGTCTTTCTGGTATTCAGCGAATTCGTTAATGTTCTCACCCAGCGGCCGGTTACAGTAAAACTGCTGCCGGTGGAGACTCCCGCTGAGGAATCGAAGGGTCCGAAGGTGGAATACATCTACGAACCTTCTGCCGAGGCCGTCCTATCAGAGCTATTACCCACCTATGTGGAATCAACGGTCTTCCGCGCCATGCTGGAAGCGAAGGCCGGCGAGCAGGGTGCCCGGATGACGGCCATGGATTCCGCTACCAAGAACGCCAAGGATATGATTAATAAATTAACTCTGTCCTTGAACCGTGCCCGTCAGGCTGCCATCACCAAGGAAATCTCCGAGATTGTTGGCGGAGCCGCGGCACTGGAATAA
- the atpA gene encoding F0F1 ATP synthase subunit alpha — protein MNLRPEEISSIIRQQIDKYEAQVEVSDVGTVIQVGDGIARVYGLEDCMSAELLEFPGGTLGMALNLEEDNIGCVIMGPYTHIKEGDPVKRTGRIISVPVGDALIGRVVNPLGQPIDGKGPIKSDKYRATERIAPGVITRKSVSVPLQTGIKAIDAMVPIGRGQRELIIGDRQTGKTAVAVDAIINQKGQNVICIYVAVGQKASTVAGVVQTLEAHGAMEYSIVVAANASEPSPLLYLAPYAGCAMGEEFMDNGKDVLIVYDDLSKQAAAYRELSLLLRRPPGREAFPGDVFYLHSRLLERAARLNEDFGGGSLTALPIIETQAGDVSAYIPTNVISITDGQIFLESDLFNAGQRPAISVGLSVSRVGGAAQIKAMKQVAGQLRLDLAQYRELAAFAQFGSDLDKATQARLNRGARTVQILKQAQYKPYPVEEQVVIIYSAVKGLIDDIDINRVSAFEEGFINFMRSSKADILTAIRTDKEIKAETDAKLQAAIEEFKKSFA, from the coding sequence ATGAATTTGCGACCTGAAGAGATCAGCTCGATCATTAGGCAGCAAATCGACAAATACGAGGCCCAGGTAGAAGTATCTGACGTGGGCACCGTTATCCAGGTCGGCGACGGTATCGCCCGTGTTTATGGCCTAGAGGACTGCATGTCCGCGGAACTGTTGGAATTCCCCGGCGGCACCCTCGGTATGGCCCTTAACCTGGAAGAAGATAACATCGGTTGCGTTATTATGGGTCCCTATACCCACATTAAGGAAGGCGATCCTGTTAAACGTACCGGTCGTATTATCTCCGTGCCAGTAGGCGATGCCCTAATTGGTCGTGTTGTTAACCCGCTTGGCCAGCCCATCGACGGCAAAGGCCCTATTAAATCCGATAAGTATCGCGCTACCGAGCGTATTGCCCCCGGTGTAATTACCCGTAAATCCGTTTCCGTACCCCTGCAAACCGGTATTAAGGCTATTGATGCCATGGTTCCCATTGGCCGGGGTCAGCGGGAGTTAATTATCGGTGACCGCCAGACCGGTAAAACCGCCGTTGCGGTGGATGCCATCATCAACCAAAAGGGTCAGAATGTAATCTGTATCTACGTGGCCGTAGGACAGAAAGCCTCCACCGTGGCCGGTGTTGTTCAGACCCTGGAAGCCCATGGCGCCATGGAATACTCCATTGTTGTGGCTGCCAACGCTTCCGAACCGTCTCCTCTGCTCTATCTGGCTCCCTATGCCGGCTGCGCCATGGGTGAGGAATTTATGGATAACGGCAAGGACGTTTTGATTGTATACGACGACCTGTCCAAGCAGGCCGCCGCCTATCGCGAATTGTCCCTGCTGCTGCGTCGTCCTCCCGGACGTGAAGCGTTCCCCGGCGACGTGTTCTATCTCCACTCCCGCCTGTTAGAGCGTGCTGCCCGTCTGAATGAGGACTTTGGCGGTGGTTCCCTGACCGCTCTGCCCATCATTGAGACCCAGGCCGGCGACGTGTCTGCTTATATTCCTACCAACGTGATTTCCATTACCGACGGCCAGATCTTCCTGGAGTCCGACCTGTTTAACGCCGGTCAGCGTCCTGCGATCTCCGTAGGTCTCTCGGTATCCCGCGTTGGTGGTGCCGCTCAGATTAAAGCCATGAAGCAGGTAGCCGGTCAGCTTCGTCTGGACCTGGCTCAGTACCGCGAATTGGCTGCTTTCGCCCAGTTCGGTTCCGACCTGGATAAAGCAACCCAGGCTCGTTTGAATCGTGGGGCCCGAACCGTACAAATTTTGAAGCAAGCTCAGTACAAGCCTTATCCCGTCGAGGAGCAAGTGGTTATCATCTACTCCGCCGTTAAAGGCTTGATTGATGATATCGACATCAACCGGGTAAGCGCCTTTGAAGAGGGTTTCATTAACTTTATGCGTTCCAGCAAAGCCGATATCCTGACGGCCATTCGGACCGACAAGGAAATCAAAGCCGAAACCGATGCCAAGTTACAGGCAGCCATCGAAGAGTTTAAGAAGTCCTTTGCCTAG
- a CDS encoding F0F1 ATP synthase subunit delta: protein MLRGAVARRYAQALYEIAVAKNTLEVLEKEMKGVAEAIEGSRELQKALYHPQVLPGQKKELLKAIFGDKVSQETINFLGLVVDKRRENYFSGIAAEFVALANAARNTAAASITSAVELGEEQKQEILKVLTKLSGKEVDPVFMVDPSLIGGVVVRIGDKIIDGSIKTRLATLKSRLMSKTS from the coding sequence ATGTTAAGAGGAGCTGTGGCAAGACGTTATGCCCAGGCTCTGTATGAAATTGCCGTAGCCAAGAATACCCTGGAAGTCCTGGAAAAGGAAATGAAGGGTGTGGCGGAAGCAATTGAAGGGTCCAGGGAACTCCAAAAGGCATTGTATCATCCCCAGGTGTTACCCGGCCAGAAAAAAGAACTGTTAAAAGCCATTTTTGGCGATAAAGTATCCCAGGAGACCATCAATTTCCTTGGTCTTGTAGTAGATAAGCGCAGGGAAAACTATTTTTCCGGCATTGCCGCCGAGTTTGTGGCTCTGGCCAATGCAGCCCGCAATACCGCGGCTGCCAGCATTACCTCGGCCGTTGAACTTGGGGAAGAGCAAAAGCAAGAAATTCTGAAAGTACTGACAAAGCTGTCCGGCAAGGAAGTGGACCCTGTCTTTATGGTGGATCCTTCCCTGATCGGCGGCGTGGTAGTTCGTATTGGCGATAAGATTATAGACGGCAGTATCAAGACCCGTCTTGCTACCCTCAAATCACGCCTCATGTCAAAAACCAGTTAA
- the atpF gene encoding F0F1 ATP synthase subunit B yields MESLGFNGTILAQMFNFLVLLILLRAVAYKPFMNMLEKRKELIESSIAAAEEDKKQAEQLRASLQAELKRTREEAAEIMAKATKNAEEQAQQIIEAAKAEANRVKDSAVVEIQREKEKAVSELRDQVATLSILVAGKIIDQKLNDDIQKDLVNKFVKEAGDLPC; encoded by the coding sequence GTGGAGAGCTTAGGTTTTAATGGAACGATATTAGCCCAGATGTTCAACTTCCTGGTCTTATTAATCCTGCTCCGGGCGGTAGCCTATAAGCCGTTTATGAACATGCTGGAAAAACGTAAGGAGTTGATCGAAAGCAGCATTGCTGCCGCCGAAGAAGATAAAAAGCAAGCAGAACAACTGCGTGCTTCCTTACAGGCCGAACTGAAGCGTACCCGGGAAGAGGCCGCAGAAATTATGGCCAAGGCCACCAAGAACGCCGAAGAACAGGCCCAGCAAATTATTGAAGCTGCTAAGGCTGAAGCCAATCGCGTAAAGGATTCTGCGGTGGTAGAAATCCAGCGCGAGAAGGAAAAGGCTGTTTCCGAACTGAGAGACCAGGTTGCTACTCTCTCCATTTTAGTGGCTGGCAAAATTATTGACCAGAAACTTAATGATGATATTCAAAAGGATCTGGTTAACAAATTTGTTAAAGAGGCAGGGGATCTGCCATGTTAA
- the atpE gene encoding F0F1 ATP synthase subunit C — protein MEVGAAAAIATGLAVGLGALGAAVGDGICTGKAIESIARQPEAKGTIQTTMFISVGLIESIPIIAVVLAFMLFGKLG, from the coding sequence ATGGAAGTTGGAGCTGCTGCTGCTATCGCCACTGGTTTGGCCGTTGGTCTGGGTGCTCTGGGTGCCGCTGTTGGTGACGGTATCTGCACCGGCAAGGCGATCGAGTCCATTGCTCGTCAGCCTGAAGCTAAAGGTACCATTCAAACCACCATGTTTATCTCTGTCGGTCTGATTGAATCCATCCCCATTATTGCTGTAGTACTTGCCTTCATGCTGTTTGGTAAACTCGGTTAA
- the atpB gene encoding F0F1 ATP synthase subunit A: MSSAAGAAHAAGESHDMLHQVEQALNLWNIPLFTDYDKYWHIAGLSISPRTMIMTWIAMALVLLFAWSCTRNLDIRSPRKGQATFEMLWDFLGGQVFGNLGNKLGAAMMPIIVTFFIYIAFSNLLGLIPTLSSPTADKNTTFGLALIVVLLIHYHGLKANGVGKHIGHYFQPFKPFVVIHLIEEIARPVTLAFRLYGNIFAGEVLIAVLLGLISINAYVFGGFIPSVIWLAFSVFVGFVQAFVFAMLTIAYVSQFAAHHDADH; this comes from the coding sequence ATGAGTAGCGCTGCGGGAGCTGCCCATGCAGCAGGCGAAAGCCACGATATGCTGCATCAGGTAGAGCAGGCTCTGAATCTTTGGAACATTCCGTTATTTACCGACTACGATAAGTACTGGCACATTGCGGGCCTTAGCATCAGCCCCAGGACCATGATTATGACCTGGATCGCCATGGCACTGGTTTTATTATTTGCCTGGAGCTGTACCAGGAATCTGGATATCAGAAGTCCCAGAAAGGGACAGGCCACCTTTGAAATGTTGTGGGATTTTCTGGGCGGGCAGGTGTTTGGCAACCTGGGCAACAAGCTGGGGGCGGCCATGATGCCCATTATCGTGACCTTCTTTATTTATATTGCCTTTTCTAACTTACTGGGTCTGATTCCTACATTAAGTTCTCCCACGGCGGATAAAAACACAACCTTTGGTTTGGCCCTTATCGTGGTACTTTTGATTCATTACCACGGGCTCAAGGCCAATGGTGTCGGCAAGCACATCGGTCACTATTTCCAGCCCTTTAAGCCCTTTGTGGTGATTCACCTGATTGAAGAAATAGCCAGACCGGTTACACTGGCCTTCCGTCTTTACGGGAATATCTTTGCCGGTGAAGTGCTTATTGCCGTACTGTTGGGTCTAATCAGCATCAATGCCTATGTGTTTGGTGGATTTATTCCGTCGGTTATCTGGTTAGCTTTCTCAGTGTTCGTAGGCTTTGTTCAGGCCTTTGTGTTCGCGATGCTGACCATCGCATACGTTTCACAATTTGCTGCACATCACGATGCTGACCATTAG
- a CDS encoding ATP synthase subunit I produces MLESGIMPGLETQLRRTVKSTAIIVAFIMLMVVLDIGNPVYKGLLVGTLVSLQNAILLSRRIKKVAAIKDIGKAISYMRRGFYIRLIIIMATLWLSIKIPGISVNATAVGLFVAPVLSISDFFITVIKESILKQDSLNNKVKPFQREGGENA; encoded by the coding sequence ATGCTGGAATCCGGTATTATGCCCGGCTTGGAAACGCAACTGCGGCGGACGGTTAAATCAACGGCCATTATTGTAGCTTTTATTATGCTCATGGTCGTGTTGGACATCGGTAATCCTGTTTACAAAGGATTGCTGGTGGGGACCCTGGTCAGCCTGCAGAATGCCATTTTACTGAGCCGCCGCATAAAAAAGGTTGCTGCCATCAAAGATATAGGCAAAGCCATTTCTTATATGCGCAGGGGTTTTTACATCCGATTAATCATTATCATGGCCACCCTGTGGTTGTCGATCAAGATTCCGGGTATCAGCGTGAATGCCACAGCGGTAGGCTTGTTTGTTGCCCCGGTACTTTCTATCTCCGACTTTTTCATCACCGTCATTAAAGAGAGTATCTTAAAACAAGATTCTCTCAATAATAAAGTTAAACCATTTCAACGTGAAGGGGGTGAAAACGCATGA
- a CDS encoding AtpZ/AtpI family protein — MNEEGKGGPLRALAMASSISVEMAATTVIGFMIGRWADGKFHTDPWLMLLGLVLGMAGGMWGVIRILETFRKKDEG; from the coding sequence ATGAATGAAGAAGGAAAGGGTGGTCCTTTAAGAGCTTTGGCGATGGCTTCCTCCATCAGTGTAGAAATGGCCGCCACCACGGTGATTGGTTTCATGATAGGGCGGTGGGCAGATGGCAAATTCCATACCGATCCATGGCTGATGCTCCTGGGGCTTGTTCTGGGCATGGCCGGCGGTATGTGGGGGGTCATCCGAATCCTGGAGACCTTTCGCAAGAAGGACGAGGGGTGA
- the wecB gene encoding non-hydrolyzing UDP-N-acetylglucosamine 2-epimerase, protein MIKILTIFGTRPEAIKMAPLVKELNSHPDKIKSLVAVTAQHREMLDQVLELFHIVPDYDLNIMQEGQTLYDVTTRALNGLKDVLMDCNPDLVLVHGDTTTTFVAALAAYYRQIPVGHVEAGLRTHNKYSPFPEEMNRHLTGALAEYHFAPTQRAMENLLKENIHMENIFVTGNTVIDALKATVKENYVFSDPLLNKIDFDRQRVLLVTTHRRENLGGPLREVYLALKEIVETHTDVEVVFPVHKNPAVRRVVHEVLERAPRVHLIEPLQYEPFINLMQRCHLVLTDSGGMQEEAPSFGKPVLVLRETTERPEAVEAGTVKLVGTDQSVVLSVTKELLNNPQTYQDMAEAVNPYGDGMASKRIVDFICYKFHLSEEAPKEFFATK, encoded by the coding sequence ATGATAAAAATTCTAACTATTTTCGGCACTCGTCCTGAGGCCATTAAAATGGCTCCGTTGGTCAAAGAACTGAACAGCCATCCGGATAAAATTAAATCTTTGGTGGCAGTGACCGCCCAGCATAGGGAAATGCTGGACCAGGTGTTGGAACTGTTTCATATTGTTCCGGATTATGATCTGAACATTATGCAGGAGGGGCAAACCCTGTACGATGTTACTACCCGGGCTCTGAACGGTCTAAAGGACGTGCTGATGGATTGCAACCCGGACCTGGTACTGGTTCATGGAGATACCACCACCACCTTTGTGGCCGCCCTGGCCGCCTATTACCGACAGATCCCGGTCGGTCATGTGGAGGCCGGCCTGCGTACCCATAATAAATACTCGCCTTTCCCCGAGGAAATGAACCGGCACCTTACCGGGGCCTTGGCGGAATATCACTTTGCCCCCACCCAAAGAGCCATGGAGAATCTTTTAAAAGAGAACATTCACATGGAGAACATTTTTGTCACCGGAAACACGGTTATTGATGCCCTGAAAGCCACGGTTAAGGAAAATTATGTATTTTCCGATCCCCTTTTGAATAAGATAGATTTTGACAGACAACGTGTTCTGCTGGTTACCACTCACCGCCGGGAGAACCTAGGGGGACCTTTGCGGGAAGTATACCTGGCTTTAAAGGAAATTGTGGAAACCCATACAGATGTGGAAGTTGTTTTCCCGGTCCATAAAAATCCCGCGGTGCGGCGCGTGGTTCATGAAGTGCTGGAACGGGCGCCAAGAGTTCATTTGATCGAACCGCTGCAGTATGAACCTTTCATCAATCTCATGCAGCGTTGCCACCTGGTGCTTACAGATTCGGGCGGCATGCAGGAGGAGGCTCCTTCCTTTGGTAAACCGGTCTTGGTTTTAAGAGAAACCACCGAGCGGCCTGAAGCGGTTGAGGCCGGAACGGTGAAACTGGTGGGAACGGACCAAAGCGTTGTTCTATCTGTAACGAAAGAACTGCTGAACAACCCCCAAACATACCAGGATATGGCAGAAGCGGTGAATCCCTATGGCGATGGAATGGCTTCTAAAAGAATTGTAGATTTCATTTGTTACAAATTTCATTTGTCTGAAGAGGCTCCAAAGGAATTTTTTGCCACAAAATAA
- a CDS encoding MazG-like family protein — protein MNTKNIALPRLNNLSPTMESTALKLMEEAGELAQAIGKFRGMSGERSRHEEKEVMEHITEELLDVAQTAVSMMFVLEEYYGVDIDQARKEHVEKLVRKGYLGL, from the coding sequence ATGAACACTAAAAATATTGCCCTGCCCAGGCTGAACAATCTTTCGCCTACCATGGAATCTACCGCTTTGAAATTGATGGAGGAAGCCGGGGAATTGGCTCAAGCCATCGGTAAATTCCGTGGGATGAGTGGTGAACGGTCCCGACACGAAGAAAAAGAAGTTATGGAACACATTACCGAAGAACTCCTGGATGTCGCCCAAACCGCTGTCAGCATGATGTTTGTATTGGAAGAGTACTATGGTGTAGACATTGACCAAGCCCGGAAAGAACATGTAGAAAAGTTGGTCAGAAAGGGATATCTTGGTCTTTAG
- a CDS encoding deoxycytidylate deaminase: MRPSWEEYFMQITQVVASRSTCLRRKVGAAIVKDNRILATGYNGAPAGLAHCMERGCLREKLGIPSGQRHELCRALHAEQNAIIQAAVHGTAIQGSMIYVTTQPCVMCSKMIVNAGIKKVIFAGDYPDELSLEIFNEAGVELIRISVND, translated from the coding sequence ATGCGTCCTTCCTGGGAAGAATATTTTATGCAAATAACGCAGGTGGTGGCTTCCCGCTCCACCTGCTTGCGTCGTAAAGTGGGCGCGGCCATTGTAAAGGATAACCGTATTTTGGCCACCGGTTATAACGGTGCGCCGGCGGGGCTGGCTCACTGCATGGAGAGGGGCTGCCTGAGGGAGAAGCTGGGTATTCCCTCAGGCCAGCGCCACGAGCTTTGCCGGGCCCTCCACGCGGAGCAAAACGCCATTATCCAGGCCGCTGTACACGGCACAGCCATCCAAGGCAGTATGATCTATGTAACCACCCAGCCTTGTGTTATGTGTTCCAAGATGATTGTTAATGCAGGAATAAAAAAAGTGATCTTTGCCGGCGATTACCCCGATGAATTATCCTTGGAGATATTCAACGAAGCCGGCGTAGAGCTTATACGCATCTCTGTAAATGACTAG